The Deinococcus ruber genomic interval CCCGCACTCTGCCTTCTGGCTCCGGTGCGGGGCTTTTCTCTGTCGAGGTTCCTCCCATCCCGGTGCTGCTACCGTCGCGCCGCCATGTGAGATCGGCCTTCACCTGCGGCAATGCCAACGCCTGCTAGGGAGTCTCCCCTGCCGCGCCGGTGCGGAGGGCGTAGCCAAAGCCGCGCACGGTGCGCAGATAGTTGTATGCTCCGAGGTCCCGAAGTTTGGAGCGCAGGTTGGCCATGTGCACGTCAATGACGTTGCTGTCCGCCGCGAGCGTGTCCTTGGTTTTTGTTTTCTGGAGGAGTTCCTGCCGGGAATACACCCGACCGGGCTGCTCCATCAGCAGCATCAGGATGTCGAACTCGGTCGGTGACAGTCGCACCTCGCGTCCCTGGTACAGCACCAGATGCTGTTTGACTCGGACTTCTAAGCCTCGCAGTTCAAGGGTTGTCTCTGCGTCGTGGCGCAGTTGCACGGCGATGCGTGCCAGCAACTCCGGAAGCGCAAACGGCTTGACGATGTAATCATCCGCGCCCAGTGCCAGCAATTCAACTTTTTCCTCAACGGCATCATGGGCGGTGAGGACGATGATCGGGAGTTCACCGCTCCTGCGCAGCCGCTTGAGGACGTCGCGTCCATCGCCGTCCGGCAAGCCCAGATCCAGCAACAGCAGGTCTGGGGTGTGTTCGCGGGCGCTGGTCAAGCCGGTAACCACAGACGTGGCACGGCTGACGAGGTAGCCCGCGTCTGTGAGGTCCAATTGGAGAAGGCGGGCAATATCGTCGTCGTCTTCGATGAGCAGGATGTGCGGCGGGGCCATAGCGACATCATGACAAGAAGTGATTCCTGTCGTCTTTGGGTTGGCATCATGTGTGTCGTTGCACATCGAAGCGAACTCACGCCCGTGCTGTGGTAAGCGGTGGAAGGAACGACATGGTTATGGGCCGTTCTCGTGGATGCGGGGCCGCACGAGGCATCGCCTGAGCCCACAGTGTTCTGAGCTGAGAGGGCCTTGGTGCGTGCTGCACACATCTGACAAGAGCGTACGCCAAGCACCTCTAGGGGGTCGGCACGGGTGCCACGGCGATCAATTCCGTCACGCCAACCAGCCACACCACGGGACAGACCAGCAGAAGTATCCAGTCCAGCGGCTTGTGAACGCGTTTTCTCCGTCCATTCGCCACGATCCGCACCAGGCTCCACAGCCACAAGGCAGCACACAGCACCGTGAACGCGATGATCAGGAAAGGAATCACAGTCTTTGAACGAACTGTTCGTGGTCGATCGGTTCGGGTGGGAACGGCTGCTCGTGGAGCGCCTTGAACACATCCAGACTGCGGGGAGGTCCCCCAAGGCTGGCGCGCTGGAACACCTCACGGAACTGACCCTCATGGCGCTCCAACCGCAGACGAACGACCTCCGCCAGAATCTCGTCCATCACGTCGCGCATGCCCGCAGTCTAGCCGTCGTCGATCGGATGTCTCAGGGTTGCCAGAGCGCTCGCCAAGTGCACCGACCGCGTCCAAGCGGCGTCCAAGCGGCAGGCGAGCTGCTCAATCTGAGCGCGGCATTGAGCGGCGTTCAGAGAGCGCACCTCCGCCTCCATCTCGCGGGTGAATTTGTTCTGTGCGTCCCCGCACCTTGTGCCAGCGGTGTCAGACACGTTTTAGTACCGTGAGGCTACCGATGATCGCCAAAGACTACGCTGCCCTACCCACCACCGACCGCTTCCAGCGAGCTGGGGATGAGGCCGAGAAGCAGATGGCCTTCTACCTCAAGCGGGCCTTCGGGGACGATCCTGCCGTGCACGTCTTCCACAATCTGCGCCTTGAAGACGGCTCAGATGTGGCGCAGATCGATCACCTGATCCTGCACCGCCACGGGGCCATCATCATCGAAAGCAAGAGCGTCACCTCGGCCGTTCGCATCAATGAGCGCGACGAGTGGACGCGGCAGTGGAACGGGCGCTGGACCGGCATGCCGTCCCCCGTGTTACAGGCGAGGC includes:
- a CDS encoding response regulator transcription factor; translation: MAPPHILLIEDDDDIARLLQLDLTDAGYLVSRATSVVTGLTSAREHTPDLLLLDLGLPDGDGRDVLKRLRRSGELPIIVLTAHDAVEEKVELLALGADDYIVKPFALPELLARIAVQLRHDAETTLELRGLEVRVKQHLVLYQGREVRLSPTEFDILMLLMEQPGRVYSRQELLQKTKTKDTLAADSNVIDVHMANLRSKLRDLGAYNYLRTVRGFGYALRTGAAGETP